From the Leptolyngbya sp. CCY15150 genome, the window GCGATCGCATCCAAGCGCATGGAAGCTTCAACGGTGGTCATTTCCTTTTTCCGAGGCTCCCGCACCTTCAGGTCGCTCAGCTCAATCCGCCGCGTTTTCACCGGCACCGATCGCACCTGGGTGAGGCTCAGTTCCAAAAATTCAACCAAATCTGGCGCGACGATCGCTTGGGCTCCCCGTTCGCCCAGCACCACAATATCGCCCACCTTGCCGCGCACAATGCCCGTACCAAGAAGGGCACCCAAAAAGTCGCGGTGGCTAGCAGCATCGAACAAAAAATTGCCGGCAATATCGAGGGCGGCCAGGGCAACCTGATCTTGGTCTAAAGGCAGATCTGAACGAGCGATCGCGGCTCGACAGCGCTCTGCCTGAGGATAGCCACCCCAAGCAACCACCTGCACTTCGGTGAGCGGCCGAAACATGGTCTGCACCTCCAGCCATTCCGGCGGCGACAGAAAATCGGTCATCACAACCTCCCACGTCCGCAGGGCCTGCTCCGCTTGGTCAATAATGCGGGCAGCACTGTCGCGATTCTCAACGCGGGCAAGCAATTCATCTTTTGGCAACATGCACTCAACCTATGGCTACGGCCCGGCACACTTCAACCCTGGGCGCTTTCGGGACTAATTGTCGTGATTCATTGTAGCCAATGGCGAATCATCGTGAGGGGATTCGCGATCCAGCCCAGCATCTTAAGGAAATCTAAGATTTGTACACGCTATATGGAGCGATGAGGAGACGGATTCAGCGCTTTCCATAGCTTATGGCGATCGCAATTGCAAGCACCTATTGGCTGAAATGCTTATTCTAAAAGGAGTTTGAGCGATCGCCCCGATCTATACACCATCCTGGGACGACAGGTTAGAGTTTGCTGACTTTTATCATGTTTCTTAATATAATCAAGAGGAATCCAACGTAAGAATAAAAAAAGTTCAGTATCCCTGACTACAAACTTAATCTTTCAACGATTAATAACTAGGATTCACGGTGAGCTTTTATCCTTGTTGGCCTCCTAGTTACCGCTATTTACAACAGCAGAGGGTGAATCATGATTCAAGCCATTGCCTATTCCCTAGACTTTGTTCAAGACGAAGCTCGCCAATTAGTCTATACCGGTGTCATCAGCCGCCAACAGCCCATTTACGTGCTCTGTCGCTATATTCCAGCTCGGGAGTGGGCGTGGATTGAAGACGAACTAGAGCGCAGTGGGTTTTTGCTGCGCGATCGCATTGGCGACTTGCTGGGTCGCGAAGAGTGGGATAACGATTAAAATTCCCCGCCCGTACAACCCGTACAGCTAGTACAACCAACCCATACCTCAGCCACCTATCAGGTTTTCAGGCTTGCTTGCATTCATGGCACCTAGGGCGATCGGGCACTGTCACCCGATCGCCTTTGTCCTCTCAGGGGTTAAGTTAGGATGCACAGCCCCTGAGCAGATGGTGTCATGACTCGCGTACTTAGGTATTGGCGGGGCGATCGCCGTCGGGTTGCTCCAGCTCTTGACGAATCTGGATGATCTCTTGGGTGAGGTCTACAAGGTCAGTCTGAATATCTAGGGGAATGGTGGGCTCGTTGGCGCGATCGCCCGTCGAGCCTGGGGCCGATGATCCATAGGAGCTGCCAGAGGAAGGGTTCATCACCGTTTCCACGAAGCGCCGGGCTTCTTGTTCCGTTTGCTCGCCTTTAACAGCCCATTCTTCGGTGAGCTGATTCAGATCGCCCCGCTGAATCCTAGAGAAGGTTTCACCGTACTGCTGGGGATGCTGTAGAGCTTCTACAAGGGCAGCCGTTGCGCCAAGGGTGACGCGAAATCCTTGTTGAATAGTCTGGGACGCGGTGTCTAAGTTCATAAGAATGGTTGAGAGTGATTGGGAACGATGGGATGGTTTAACGTTCAACGGGCAGGCTACGGTGGCCCGGTGAAGCCATCTACGTGCATTCTAGCGGCGATCGCTGGCTAGACTTGCTCTAAATATTGATTGAGATCGTCTAGAATGCGCGTTAGTTCTGCTTCGGTGCTGAGGCGGATGCGCTCATCCCGAATGGTGATCAGGACTTTGGCTGCAAAGGGGCTGGGCCAAATATTGGGGTTGCAGAAGATTTCTAAAAAGACGTCGCCGGTATGCTGATACTCAATCGGTTTCTGTGGCTTAGGCTTGTTCCCTGGTTTACTGCCTTCTAGGGCGATCGCTTTCAGTTGGTTAATCAGATCATTGAGGGCCTTGTGCAGGTCGCGGGCTGCTTCTGGGGAAAAACTAAAGGCTACGGAGCCGTCACCCAGGTTAAGCCGAAGGGGAATAGATGCCATGGCAAGATCAGTCTTGGAATAAAGAACAATGGTGATAGGTGACCCTATCGTTATAGAGATCGGAATAGATATCGGATAGATAGTTGCTGGATGGATCCGTGTTGAGGTGGTGCCAATGCCCTGAAGACTTGCGCCATGCCGTTGGTGCCTCTGCTGGATGTCAGGGAC encodes:
- a CDS encoding DUF4327 family protein, coding for MIQAIAYSLDFVQDEARQLVYTGVISRQQPIYVLCRYIPAREWAWIEDELERSGFLLRDRIGDLLGREEWDND
- a CDS encoding photosystem II S4 domain protein, whose product is MLPKDELLARVENRDSAARIIDQAEQALRTWEVVMTDFLSPPEWLEVQTMFRPLTEVQVVAWGGYPQAERCRAAIARSDLPLDQDQVALAALDIAGNFLFDAASHRDFLGALLGTGIVRGKVGDIVVLGERGAQAIVAPDLVEFLELSLTQVRSVPVKTRRIELSDLKVREPRKKEMTTVEASMRLDAIASAGFGMSRSKMVDLISAGDVRVNWRDVTQSSYQIKSGDLVAIRGKGRLEIGEVAVTKKERYRIQLTRLV